TTTTCTTTCCTTCGGTGAAGTGGTACGGCAACAACATAATCTACATCCTGAAGTTTAGAATTATCATTGAGAACTTTGCCAAACCAGTTTCCCAACTCTACACCAATATCCTGATGACCTTTGTACTTTAAATTATGAATCAAATTTTGGGTTAAACCATTCTTATTAAAGAATAAGAAAGAACTTGCGAACTCAATTTTAGTTCTTCCATAAAATATTTTCTCTATTTGATTATCAGCACTTAAATGAAAATTTGTCTGTGGCAGTTTATGCCTACACTCTGTACATATAATTTTCTCACCTGTATTTAAGGGACTATTGCACGACTTGCATAATTTAGGATAAAATAGCTCAAAAAATGACGAAAATACATTCATATTTGCTTAATTAATTTGCTTGATGTTAAGTTTGAGTTAGTTTTGCATACGATACAAGAATTCAAATATTTATACGTTTACTTCGTATATCTACTAAATTTAATAAAATAGTAATAATGACTGAAGAAATAAATAAGGAAAATGCCAAGCCGGCGCAAAATACGCCTGAAAAAGCAGAAAAAGACCATAAATTAAAAACTTTGGTTTGGATGTTTGGAGTGCTGCTGATAGCTGCAATTGCATATATTATTTACGCATACAGCGACCATAAGGAAGTTCAGGAATTCCTTACCCAGGAAAAACTGGAAGTAGAAGGAGAACTTGCCAAAATGGAACACCAGTACGAAGGCTTGAAACTCGACAATGATACCCTTAACACCAAACTCGTAGCCCAGCAAGAAAGAATATCAGGACTTCGCGACTCAGTTAGTCAAATGAAAGCCTCTGTTTCTCTGTTGCGTAAGTACAAGAGGTTGATTAAAACCATGAAAGAAGAGAAACGTCAACTATTCCTTTTGGCCGATTCTCTTGATAGAATGAACCAGGTTCTTGTTGCCCAAAGAGATTCAGCTGAATTTAAACTTCAGGAACAAACTATAATGTCTGAAAAGCTTGCTGATCAAAACCTAATACTTGCTCAGGAAGTTGAAAAGGGAGCAATTATCGATGTTATCAACTTAAGAGCAGAAGGAGTTAAACTTAGTAGCACCGGAAAAGTAAGTTCTACCTCAAGAGCTCGAAGAACCGACAAAGTAAGAGTTTGTATGACTCTGGGAAGAAATAAACTGACTAAAATAGGAGAAAAAACTATTTATATTAGAGTTGCTACTCCTAACGATCTTCTTTTAGGAACATCTACAGGGGGAGATAAATCATTCACCGTTGATGGAGAAAAAATGAATTACAGCGCTAAATCTAATATTTACTACGAACAGGAAGCCTTAGACGTTTGTGTGTTTGCAGATGGTTTAGAAGACGAATTCGTGAAAGGTGTATACCTTGTTGCTGTTTATGTTGACGGAAGCTTCATAGGTGAAACTCAAATGAACTTGAAGTAAAAAACTTCTTCTTTATAAATTACAAGGTCCGGGGTTATTCCCGGACTTTTTTGTTTTTGGCACTGGGGCACACAAATTAAAAATCGTATAACTTGACAAGTTTACCTGTTAATGGATTTGTAATCTCAATGGAATAAATTGTTCATGTAGCTGATATAGATGCCTTATTTCTTAATAGTATTCCTTTATTTAACCACCAAGTTGCGCAAAGTAATGCGCTAAGTTTCGCAACGCGAAATTATTAATATCATGGATACTAATATCTTCTAATGAAAGCTCATTTTTTGAGCTTATCACTGTGTAATCTTAATTAATTCACGTGTGTCTAATTTTGTGTTCACGAATGCCTTGCAATAGCGAAGCTCTGCGCACCGTGTCTCGGCTTAGCCGATGATAATTTAGCGGTTATAAAAACAGGACTTCTTCTTTATAAAATTACAAGGTCCGGGGTTATTCCCGGACTTTTTTGTTTTTATACCAATTCATTACATCAAAGGTTTATTATATTTTCCGGATCAACGTCATTTTCTGGGGGAGAGTAAAACCTAGGATAATTTACTTTTGCCTTGGAATTAATTTTAATCCCCAGATTTTTGGGTTGATCCTATTTTTCCTATTTTTGATCTATGGATATACTCTTAATAATTATTGGTTCCCTCTTTATTTTAATCGGCATACTTGGATGCTTTTTACCGGTACTTCCCGGACCACCACTAAGCTGGATAGGTATTTTACTCTTGTATTTTACAGAGGGTAGCGGTATATCATCTACATTTTTATTTACCTGGCTTGCAATTGCCGCTTTTGTTACGGCTCTGGACTATATAATTCCAATTTGGGGCACAAAAAAGCTGGGAGGATCAAAGATGGGAGTCAGGGGGTCTATGATAGGATTGTTAATTGGCTTATTCTTCCCTCCTATCGGTATAATTGTCGGACCGTTTTTAGGTGCACTGGTTGCCGAACTGATTCACGATGCATACGATACCAGAAAAGCGTTTAAATCGGCATTCGGATCCTTTTTGGGCTTTATTTTAGGTACCGGACTAAAGCTGGGAGTATCATTAACACTCGCATGGTATTTTACGTTCGATATTATAGAACGATTCAGCTAAATTTCGATACTTCCCTATTTCGCCAAACGTAATCAAACAACATTAAAATAAATATTGATCCTACTACCAAAGTAGCCATAAAAGGAATATGGAATGTTGGAGCTTTAAGATTCTTAAAACTATTTGATATTAATGAAAAATAATAGTCTAGTATAGGTGAATTCTGTTCAATAAAAGATCCGGAACTTAAAACAACTAAAGATATTACTCCTAATAAGCTTCCATAAAGTAACCAAAATTTAGAGAATAAAGCAGGAGCAGGTTTAGGTGCTACAATTTTATCCATAACCTTATCGGTAAATCCATCCGGAGCCTTATTCAATTCTATTTTATCAATAAATTCTAAAAACTCCTCTTCTCGTATATTATCTTTTCTTCCCATAACTTTCCTCCCTTATTATTATATTTCATGAAATAATTCACCTGAAACACTCAGTAATTCGTATAGCTTCTTCCTGCTGCGAAAAAGTTTTACTTTTACATTTGATTCACTCAGTTTCATTATTTCTGCTATTTCCTTCATCTTTCTATCCTCAAAATAAAATAGGTTAATTATTTTTCCTCCCTCCACATCTAATTTAGATATAGCATCATGTACAACCATTTCTTTCTCATTTTTCAACAGCTGTTCAAACGGAGTCTTTTGATTATCATCCCTAACCTGAAATAACTTTTCGTCAATTCCAAAAGTATTTAAATTCTTTTTCCTCAACCTGGACAAACTCAGATTATATACAATCCTGTACAACCATGTAGAAAAAGCAGAATCTCCTCTAAAGGAATCTATCTTTTCATAAGCCTTAACAAAAGCATCCATCGATAACTCCTCGGCATCCTCATGGTTTTTCACTAACTTTAAGGCTATAGAATATACCATATCCTTATAATTATCAACCAAAACCCTATAAGATTCCGAGTCTCCTTTTCTGACTTTTTCTATAAATATATTTTCGTTCTTTAGCTCCACTAAACTTATTTGTAACTGAGTTCATTTTTCCCGTTGAACTGAGGTTATTAGCTTTAGACGCTAATATTATTTTGAAAGTTACAACATATAAAATAAATCTTGGATCAAGTCTATTTTCCGGGAATTATAATTT
The sequence above is a segment of the Bacteroidota bacterium genome. Coding sequences within it:
- a CDS encoding DUF456 domain-containing protein, with protein sequence MDILLIIIGSLFILIGILGCFLPVLPGPPLSWIGILLLYFTEGSGISSTFLFTWLAIAAFVTALDYIIPIWGTKKLGGSKMGVRGSMIGLLIGLFFPPIGIIVGPFLGALVAELIHDAYDTRKAFKSAFGSFLGFILGTGLKLGVSLTLAWYFTFDIIERFS
- a CDS encoding sigma-70 family RNA polymerase sigma factor; translated protein: MELKNENIFIEKVRKGDSESYRVLVDNYKDMVYSIALKLVKNHEDAEELSMDAFVKAYEKIDSFRGDSAFSTWLYRIVYNLSLSRLRKKNLNTFGIDEKLFQVRDDNQKTPFEQLLKNEKEMVVHDAISKLDVEGGKIINLFYFEDRKMKEIAEIMKLSESNVKVKLFRSRKKLYELLSVSGELFHEI